CCCATGAGCCGTTTTTGGGCAGTGGTGTAGGGGACCACAACAATGTCGTCCTGATCTTGGCCCATGGCCGAGCCGCCCTTTTTGTCCAGCACCCCGATTACCCGAAACGGGATCCCCTTGATGCGCACGATTTCGCCCACGGGGTTGGCCTGGGCGGAGCCAAAAAGGTTTTCCACCACGGTGGCCCCCAGCACCGCTACTTTCGTCGAGGCTTTCACGTCCTCGTCCGTAAAGAAAGTGCCTTTGCTCACGGCCCAGGCGCGAATGGTGGGGTAATTGGGCCCTGCCCCTTGAATGGTGGTGAACCAGTTTTGGTTGCCGTAAACCACTTGCGCCACGGTCCGCACCGAGGGTTCGGCCACCGCCACCGACGGGCACTCCCGGGCAATGGCTTCCGCATCCTCCACCGTCAGGGACTGCACCGAGCCGATGCCGTGGCGCACCCCACCGGCGGAGCGGGAGCCAGAAAACACGATCATGAAGTTGGTGCCCAGGGCCCCAATTTGGTTTTGAATGGCCGATGAGGCCCCCTGGCCAATAGCCACCATGGCCACCACGCAGGCCACGCCAATGATGACCCCCAGCATGGTCAGCGCTGTGCGCATGGGGTTGCGCCGCAGCGCCACCAACGACACCTTGTAAACCTCTAACGGGTTGACCATGGTCTCCTCCTACCGCCGGGGGGGACCCATACGCGTCATACCGGCCAGTCCACCGGCTTCTTCGGCTTGGGCGGTGGCCAAGCCCACCACCACCTGTTGCCCTTCGGCCAACTCCCCGCCCCGCACCTCCACGTACTGGCCATCGGTGAGGCCTGGCATGAAGCGCACCGGGCGCAGCGGGTCGCTGGGCTTTTCACCAGGCAAATACACGGTGGCCAGCTTGTCCTCAGTCCCGCCACCTGCTGGCCGGGGCTCGCGGCGCGAGGAGGCCCCACCCCGGTCAGAGCCCCTCCCGGGTTCCCGGCGCTGGGCGGGCGCGTTTCCGTTGGCCCGGTTGCTCCCTACCGCCAGCCCCAGCATTTCCGGCCGGAAGCGCAGGGCGGAAGCGGGAATGCGGAGCACGTCTTCGGCCTTGGCCACTTGAATGTGGACCTCTGCGGTCATCCCCGGCAAAAGCAGACCCTCGTTGTTTTCAACCTCCACCACCACCGGGTAGGTGACCACGTTGTTGGTGATCTTGGGGGAAAGGCGGATTTGCGCCACGCGACCGGTGAACTGCTTTTCCGGATAGGAGTCCACGGAAAAGAGCACGGTTTGGCCCACCTTCACCTGACCGATGTCGGCTTCCGAGACGTCGCAGGTCAGGCGCATGCGCGTGAGGTCCTCGGCAATGGTGAAAAGCGTCGGGGCCTGGAAAGAAGCGGCCACGGTTTGCCCCACGTCGTAGTCCCGGGAAACCACCACGCCGTCAATGGGAGCGCGAATTACCGAGTAGCGGTAGTTGGTTTCTGCCCGCTCCAGAGCGGCTTCCAGCTCGGTGACCTGCGCCAAAGCCTGGTGGTAAGCGGCGCGGGCGGTTTCCAGCTGGTCTTCGGAAACCAGCTTGGCCTCAAAGAGGGCTTGCTGCCTCTTGTACTTGGCTTCCGCATCCAGAGCCTGGATGCGGGCCCTCTCCAGCTGGGCCTTGGTCTGGTTCACCGCGGCCACAAACGGGGTGGGGTCCAAAACCGCCAGCACCTGCCCTTTCTTCACCCGATCGTTAAAGTCCGCATGGATTTCCGCAATGATGCCGGAAACCTGCGAACCCACCTTTACGGTGGTGAGGGCTTCCAGGGTGCCGGTGGTGGTGACCGACTGAATCACCGTCCCTCGAGTTACCGGAGCGGTAAGGAAACGCGCGGCTTCTCCTGTCTTTTTTCCCGCCAAGCTCCACACAAACGCGGCAATGACCACAACGCTGACCACACCCAGTATGGCTTTCGTTTTGTTTTTCACGTCCTTGCCTCCAGGCCCTGCGGCCCTTAGCAGTTTACGACGTCCATCGCCAGGGGTTACCGGGCCGGCTGGGAAACCGCCTTTTGAGCCAGCTGGAAAAGCTCTTGGGAAAGCTCGGTGAACTCGTCAGGCAACGGGGGCTCGCCAAAGGTGTAGCCGAGGACGCTATTTTCCTTGCCTTGCCACCACCAGGTGAGGGTCACGGCAAAAGCTACTTGCGGTCCTCGGGTCTGGTTGAGGGTGGGCGGCCAGTTGGCCTTTTGGGCTTTGGCCAGGAGCTCGTCCAGTTTAACCAATTGCTGGGCATCAAGGCGTCCGGAGCTCTGGCGCTTGTCCCGTTGGGCCAAAGACCAGGACTCCACGACCACCCTGCCGTCCTGGAAAAAC
This Thermoanaerobaculum aquaticum DNA region includes the following protein-coding sequences:
- a CDS encoding ABC transporter permease, which codes for MVNPLEVYKVSLVALRRNPMRTALTMLGVIIGVACVVAMVAIGQGASSAIQNQIGALGTNFMIVFSGSRSAGGVRHGIGSVQSLTVEDAEAIARECPSVAVAEPSVRTVAQVVYGNQNWFTTIQGAGPNYPTIRAWAVSKGTFFTDEDVKASTKVAVLGATVVENLFGSAQANPVGEIVRIKGIPFRVIGVLDKKGGSAMGQDQDDIVVVPYTTAQKRLMGITYIQAIMVSAVSPKAIDRAADEITQLLRQRHRIGKGQDDDFVIRSQQDIASTATQMSQVLTLLLAAIASVSLLVGGIGIMNIMLVSVTERTREIGVRRALGARRADIRWQFLIESSMISGLGGVVGIGLGIFIARLISRIGGWPTLVQPQVVAAAFLFAGAVGIFFGLYPAAKAARLDPIEALRYE
- a CDS encoding efflux RND transporter periplasmic adaptor subunit; the encoded protein is MKNKTKAILGVVSVVVIAAFVWSLAGKKTGEAARFLTAPVTRGTVIQSVTTTGTLEALTTVKVGSQVSGIIAEIHADFNDRVKKGQVLAVLDPTPFVAAVNQTKAQLERARIQALDAEAKYKRQQALFEAKLVSEDQLETARAAYHQALAQVTELEAALERAETNYRYSVIRAPIDGVVVSRDYDVGQTVAASFQAPTLFTIAEDLTRMRLTCDVSEADIGQVKVGQTVLFSVDSYPEKQFTGRVAQIRLSPKITNNVVTYPVVVEVENNEGLLLPGMTAEVHIQVAKAEDVLRIPASALRFRPEMLGLAVGSNRANGNAPAQRREPGRGSDRGGASSRREPRPAGGGTEDKLATVYLPGEKPSDPLRPVRFMPGLTDGQYVEVRGGELAEGQQVVVGLATAQAEEAGGLAGMTRMGPPRR